In one Mucilaginibacter ginsenosidivorax genomic region, the following are encoded:
- a CDS encoding ABC transporter ATP-binding protein, translating into MEPILRISGLSHRYSSTWAIRDIDMEIYQNGIVGLLGSNGAGKSTTMNILCGVLTQTSGDVFINGVDLRKEPEKAKQFIGFLPQTPPLYTELTVDEYLTHCAILRSVEKENLKSALDEVKHRCGLSHISTRLIRNLSGGYRQRVGIAQAIIHRPKLVVLDEPTNGLDPNQILEVRGLIKEIAVEHAVILSTHILSEVQYLCKDIMMIEGGRIVFADTMEAFDSYVAPNSLLVVMEEAPSADTLSQLGGVARVEFLTERQIRIHFNGDKAVAERIVLASAQYGWRLSEIGMEKNSLNDTFAQLSKVSASKKIKI; encoded by the coding sequence ATGGAACCTATTCTTAGGATCTCGGGATTGTCACATCGTTATAGCAGCACCTGGGCCATACGGGACATCGATATGGAAATTTATCAGAACGGCATTGTGGGACTACTTGGCTCAAATGGAGCCGGTAAATCGACAACGATGAACATACTTTGTGGGGTACTGACACAAACATCAGGAGATGTATTTATCAATGGCGTGGATCTCAGGAAAGAGCCGGAAAAAGCGAAACAGTTTATTGGTTTTCTGCCGCAAACCCCGCCATTGTATACGGAACTAACCGTCGACGAATACCTGACCCACTGTGCCATATTACGGTCTGTAGAAAAAGAAAACCTAAAATCTGCGCTTGATGAAGTGAAGCATCGTTGCGGCTTATCGCACATCAGCACCCGGCTGATCAGGAATCTGTCAGGCGGGTACAGGCAACGGGTGGGCATTGCACAGGCTATTATTCACCGTCCCAAGCTGGTTGTTTTGGATGAACCAACCAACGGGCTTGACCCTAACCAGATACTGGAGGTCCGCGGCCTGATAAAGGAGATAGCGGTAGAGCATGCGGTTATTCTTTCCACACATATACTTTCCGAAGTGCAGTATTTGTGTAAGGATATCATGATGATTGAAGGCGGAAGGATCGTTTTTGCTGATACCATGGAGGCCTTTGACAGTTATGTTGCGCCAAACAGTCTGTTAGTTGTGATGGAGGAAGCCCCTTCTGCCGACACCTTATCCCAGTTGGGAGGCGTCGCCCGCGTTGAATTTCTTACAGAGCGCCAGATCCGTATCCATTTTAACGGTGATAAGGCGGTAGCAGAAAGAATTGTCCTCGCGAGTGCGCAATACGGCTGGCGGCTGAGTGAAATCGGTATGGAAAAAAACTCATTGAATGACACCTTCGCCCAGTTGTCAAAAGTCTCAGCTTCTAAAAAGATTAAAATATAA
- a CDS encoding Rossmann-fold NAD(P)-binding domain-containing protein, giving the protein MKRYLIYFSAICLFLASCKKEENPKASPNMQDPFARIDNTNNPADHQIYLFYKESGIPVLYNDTVAKTPLTKLNLGYHLTTVDSMVTAKYLHNQADILAGLDFVKNQIAPHLSNSLKPYSILLTDSVYTFQPDPSGSGALVKVPLSAYLGFNTVAISYVPAIKTMDQTQLKIYRKDILKVILTAKIGADPSLTTKFYAVSSAYYGKTAYGSTQSPYYLIYQPKPVYGLLPDGTEGPNYYDVHGPAEDLAAYLDTVLVMSPADFVNTYQSYPLVIQKYNYLLDIFKTIGFTVPQ; this is encoded by the coding sequence ATGAAAAGATATTTAATATATTTTTCTGCGATATGCCTGTTCCTGGCATCCTGCAAAAAAGAGGAGAATCCGAAGGCGTCACCCAACATGCAGGACCCCTTTGCACGCATTGACAATACAAATAATCCGGCCGATCACCAGATCTACCTGTTTTACAAAGAAAGCGGGATCCCGGTTTTATACAATGATACGGTAGCTAAAACACCGCTAACCAAATTGAATCTCGGGTATCACTTGACGACCGTAGATTCTATGGTCACTGCCAAATACCTGCACAACCAGGCTGATATCCTGGCTGGTTTGGATTTTGTTAAAAATCAGATCGCTCCCCATCTATCTAACTCGTTGAAACCTTATTCAATTCTGCTGACCGACTCCGTGTATACATTTCAACCCGATCCTTCCGGTAGCGGCGCGCTTGTAAAAGTTCCTTTGAGTGCTTATTTAGGTTTTAATACGGTTGCTATTTCCTATGTGCCGGCGATCAAAACAATGGATCAGACACAGTTGAAAATATACCGGAAAGATATCCTGAAGGTGATCTTAACGGCAAAGATCGGTGCAGATCCATCGCTAACCACGAAATTTTATGCGGTCAGTAGTGCCTATTATGGTAAGACTGCTTATGGCTCAACACAGAGTCCGTATTACCTTATCTATCAGCCCAAACCTGTATATGGTCTTTTGCCTGACGGTACTGAAGGACCAAACTATTATGATGTTCACGGGCCCGCTGAAGACCTAGCGGCCTATCTCGATACGGTATTGGTTATGTCGCCTGCAGATTTTGTGAACACCTATCAATCGTATCCGCTGGTTATCCAAAAGTATAATTATCTGCTGGATATTTTCAAGACTATAGGCTTCACTGTACCGCAATAA
- a CDS encoding SusC/RagA family TonB-linked outer membrane protein yields MKITVLILVAALMQVSAATFAQRITLKGKNVSIEKVFKAVSDQTGYDVIAFTSKFKTSKRIDVDFKDTPLDEVMQQLISGTAMTFTIADKTIVIKEKPADLAVLPKEKMISMVITGRVTNEQGEPLADATVVIKGKSRGVKTGKDGVFIISDVNEDDILLISYLGYETMEVPAKSNLKAIVLKVRVATLDEVVVTNGYQQIDKRKLTSAITQVKMSDISNPAFFTVDQALEGRIPGLFVLNNSGDIGVSPKIRIRGTSTILGNREPLWVVDGVVVNDPVGIDPATINDLDFVNRLGNAISGLKPFDIEQIDVLKDASATALYGVRAANGVIVITTKKGKTGDPLVTLDQSTTLTRRPRYSDHNINVMNSRQRIDYSRDIINSGLDYSGNINYVGYEGALNNLYTGKINYAQFQDQVQAMETMNTDWFGTILQDAVSTQNNVSISGGTNKMTYYSSVGVATQRGTLKGDKTDQYTAMVKLNATLTPKLSWDMTLRGNTQKSNYVAGSVNALSYAYNTSRAVPAYNADGSLSYYEKYSPTAANAYYAFNIQNEMQHSRDLIGNSGINLTTDLNLKVNPYLNGTVLLSYSNNNSNDQTVYEENTFYAASLRGSEFGQPAGTNSLMPYGGEMKSSQVRNESYLVRGQLNYDRPIASRDNLNVTLGTEISSNKYSGYNMDRRGYLPDRGQTFAAIDPVKYPLYAQWATLNDMDIVRNELTNLASAYFSSSYTINDKYILNFNTRTDFSNKFGSRAKEKFLPTWSVSGRWDIDKDFFKDSKSVNLLALKASYGFQGNMLENQTPNLIIKQGSIDPITQTYYSNIAFYPNPNLKWERNKEINIGLDFGFFNNKIQGVFNYFNKTTSDAFLNKNVADINGVTSYEVNSGTIKNQGIELTLSFTPINNLGKGGTKGGFTWRVDPQLGQVINKLLSKSINTQNLGEQNANVYNSYLTGSQVVDGKASNTFYSYQFTGLDHNTGLPTFKNDDPALADKYKGMSLDEIIKQVMVPSGSRVPTIQGGLLNVFSYKQFSMSFNLTYSLGSKVRLKPLYSNTENGIVSSTVAAPLPENNVSLQFINRWRAPGDEARTTIPALVGGAAYYNTLAHWSTNQTYEYAQNIWQMYDNSDLRVASGDYLKIKTFNFRYTLSDGLTKRLHLKQTSVMFSATNVYTWASKKLDGQDPEQSDFTQSTQLSPRPTYSLTLDVSF; encoded by the coding sequence ATGAAGATCACCGTACTCATTTTAGTTGCGGCACTGATGCAGGTTAGCGCGGCGACATTTGCGCAAAGGATCACGCTGAAGGGGAAAAATGTCTCCATCGAGAAAGTTTTCAAAGCCGTCAGCGATCAAACAGGCTATGATGTGATCGCTTTTACATCCAAGTTCAAGACCAGTAAACGTATCGACGTTGACTTTAAGGATACCCCGTTGGATGAAGTTATGCAACAACTGATCAGCGGAACGGCCATGACCTTCACGATTGCGGATAAAACAATAGTTATTAAAGAAAAGCCCGCTGATCTGGCAGTGCTCCCCAAAGAAAAAATGATCAGTATGGTTATTACCGGCCGGGTAACTAACGAACAGGGCGAACCATTAGCAGATGCTACCGTAGTAATAAAAGGTAAAAGCCGGGGTGTAAAGACGGGAAAAGATGGTGTGTTTATCATTTCGGATGTAAATGAAGATGATATCCTACTGATCTCTTACCTGGGCTACGAAACTATGGAAGTTCCGGCAAAGTCGAATTTAAAGGCAATTGTATTAAAAGTCCGGGTTGCTACGCTGGACGAGGTGGTCGTAACCAACGGGTATCAACAAATCGACAAACGCAAATTGACAAGTGCCATCACTCAGGTCAAAATGTCGGATATTAGTAATCCGGCTTTTTTCACCGTTGACCAGGCTCTGGAGGGTAGAATACCCGGATTGTTTGTATTGAATAATTCAGGCGATATTGGTGTATCTCCCAAAATCCGGATCCGGGGAACATCAACGATATTGGGTAACCGTGAGCCGCTCTGGGTTGTTGATGGCGTCGTCGTTAATGATCCGGTTGGTATTGACCCTGCAACGATCAATGACCTGGATTTTGTGAACAGGCTCGGTAATGCAATTTCAGGGCTAAAGCCGTTCGATATAGAACAAATCGATGTGCTGAAGGACGCTTCGGCTACCGCACTTTACGGAGTAAGGGCGGCCAATGGGGTAATTGTAATTACGACGAAAAAGGGCAAGACTGGGGACCCCTTAGTGACTTTAGATCAGTCAACCACGCTTACCCGCCGCCCCCGCTATTCCGACCACAATATTAACGTAATGAATTCGAGACAGCGGATTGATTATTCCCGTGATATCATCAATAGCGGCCTGGATTATTCCGGTAATATCAATTATGTCGGCTATGAAGGTGCGTTGAATAACCTTTATACCGGTAAAATCAATTACGCCCAGTTTCAGGATCAGGTGCAGGCCATGGAAACGATGAATACGGATTGGTTCGGGACGATCCTGCAGGATGCGGTATCTACGCAAAACAATGTCAGCATATCCGGTGGTACCAACAAGATGACTTATTATTCATCTGTCGGTGTAGCCACACAACGAGGTACGCTGAAGGGCGATAAAACTGATCAGTATACTGCCATGGTCAAATTAAATGCGACGCTCACCCCAAAACTCAGTTGGGATATGACACTGCGTGGTAATACCCAAAAGAGCAACTATGTTGCCGGTTCTGTAAATGCGTTATCATACGCTTATAACACCAGCAGAGCAGTGCCTGCCTACAATGCAGATGGCAGCTTGAGTTATTACGAGAAATACAGCCCTACAGCTGCTAATGCCTATTATGCCTTTAATATCCAAAATGAAATGCAGCATTCCAGGGACCTGATCGGCAATTCCGGCATTAACCTGACGACCGACCTGAATTTGAAAGTCAATCCCTATTTAAATGGTACGGTATTATTGTCCTATTCCAATAACAACAGTAATGACCAAACCGTATACGAAGAGAATACATTTTATGCGGCGTCATTAAGAGGAAGTGAATTCGGGCAGCCTGCTGGCACCAACAGCCTGATGCCTTATGGCGGAGAGATGAAATCCAGCCAGGTTCGTAATGAGTCTTACCTGGTCAGGGGACAATTGAACTATGACAGACCGATAGCCTCGAGGGATAACCTGAACGTTACCCTGGGCACCGAAATATCGTCCAACAAATATTCCGGCTATAATATGGACAGAAGGGGCTATCTGCCTGACCGGGGACAAACCTTCGCTGCAATAGATCCGGTTAAATATCCTTTATACGCGCAATGGGCGACCTTGAATGACATGGATATTGTCAGAAATGAACTTACCAATCTGGCATCAGCCTATTTTTCCAGCAGCTATACCATTAATGACAAGTATATCCTGAATTTTAATACTCGTACGGATTTCTCGAACAAATTCGGATCAAGGGCGAAGGAGAAATTTTTACCCACATGGTCGGTTTCAGGCAGATGGGATATAGATAAGGATTTCTTTAAAGATAGTAAATCTGTTAACCTGCTTGCGCTAAAGGCATCTTACGGTTTCCAGGGTAATATGCTGGAGAATCAGACACCCAATCTCATTATTAAACAAGGTTCAATAGATCCGATAACCCAGACTTACTATTCGAACATTGCTTTTTACCCCAACCCCAACCTGAAATGGGAAAGAAATAAAGAGATTAATATCGGACTGGATTTCGGCTTCTTTAATAACAAGATCCAGGGTGTGTTCAATTATTTTAACAAAACGACAAGCGATGCGTTTTTGAATAAAAATGTGGCTGACATCAACGGGGTTACCTCTTATGAAGTTAATTCCGGCACGATCAAAAATCAGGGCATTGAACTGACTCTTAGTTTCACGCCCATCAATAACCTGGGTAAAGGTGGAACAAAGGGAGGCTTTACCTGGCGCGTAGATCCGCAACTTGGCCAGGTGATCAATAAGCTGCTTTCAAAGAGTATAAACACACAGAATCTGGGTGAGCAGAATGCAAATGTTTACAATAGCTACCTCACCGGAAGCCAAGTAGTGGATGGAAAGGCAAGTAACACTTTTTATTCCTATCAATTTACCGGTCTTGATCACAATACCGGGCTACCGACATTCAAAAATGACGATCCTGCCTTAGCTGACAAATACAAAGGAATGTCACTTGACGAGATCATCAAACAAGTGATGGTTCCATCCGGAAGCCGCGTACCAACCATACAGGGCGGCTTGCTGAATGTATTCAGTTATAAGCAGTTTTCGATGAGTTTTAATCTGACCTATAGTTTGGGCAGCAAAGTCAGGCTTAAACCATTATACAGCAACACGGAAAACGGAATTGTTTCCTCTACGGTAGCAGCTCCACTTCCGGAAAATAACGTGAGCCTGCAATTCATTAACAGGTGGCGCGCTCCCGGCGATGAGGCCCGCACAACCATTCCTGCACTGGTCGGAGGTGCTGCCTATTACAATACCCTGGCACACTGGTCAACTAACCAGACCTATGAGTACGCGCAAAATATCTGGCAGATGTATGATAACTCAGACCTGCGGGTTGCCAGCGGTGATTACCTGAAAATTAAAACGTTCAACTTCAGGTATACCCTGTCGGATGGCTTAACCAAGCGCCTGCATCTTAAACAAACTTCGGTGATGTTCTCTGCAACCAACGTGTATACCTGGGCAAGTAAAAAGCTGGATGGACAGGACCCGGAGCAGTCGGACTTTACACAGAGTACACAGTTATCGCCTCGACCAACTTATTCCCTTACGTTAGATGTTTCATTTTAA
- a CDS encoding RNA polymerase sigma-70 factor, with protein MPADDRNLSLERELLLKIALKDEQAFTVIYERYVKKIYTFSFRLLNSKQLAEEVVQECFLKIWLLGDSLNSILNIEAYLVTLSRNKSLDVLRLQQREMKSDLQEGKNWIEGHNDTEEAILLNDTRNLLQTAIDQLPPQQKRVYQLCQQEGLKYEEAAKKLNLSPLTVKKHMQLALRFVRTYVATNSKIAIALILLKIR; from the coding sequence AAAATAGCATTAAAAGATGAGCAGGCATTCACTGTGATTTATGAAAGGTATGTTAAGAAAATTTATACTTTCTCGTTTCGGCTATTGAATTCCAAGCAACTGGCCGAAGAGGTCGTCCAGGAATGCTTTCTAAAAATATGGTTATTAGGAGACTCACTGAATTCTATTCTCAATATTGAAGCCTATCTGGTCACGCTTTCCCGTAATAAATCGCTCGATGTATTACGGTTACAACAGCGGGAAATGAAGTCCGATTTACAGGAAGGTAAAAATTGGATTGAAGGTCATAATGATACCGAGGAAGCTATTCTGCTGAATGATACACGCAATTTACTACAGACGGCGATAGACCAACTGCCACCCCAGCAAAAACGAGTGTATCAGCTATGTCAACAGGAAGGATTGAAGTATGAAGAAGCTGCAAAAAAGCTAAATCTATCTCCGTTGACCGTTAAAAAGCACATGCAGCTTGCATTACGTTTTGTCCGGACTTACGTAGCAACAAACAGCAAAATTGCGATCGCGCTGATCTTGTTAAAGATTAGGTAA
- a CDS encoding RagB/SusD family nutrient uptake outer membrane protein, producing the protein MKNIIYLLSVLIASLLFTGCNKFLEEQSQDLAYANTWQKLDEVMQGDVYMRHFTNPPSNSYKESPDAMYFPWLNAMDDDITEFVSRPYYIDNRDDVFGFYTWQANPFVDKTYHPFTDDTWSKVYKSINAANIMIYQADQLHDNPTQLRRIKGEALFLRAFYYFYMVNVYASAYNPATAKTDMGVPLKITEFVQDKFFTRSTVDSVYQQMLTDLNASEQYLGGVTQSSLYHVDVNAVNLLQSRVYLYMQSWANAIAAADKVIARKPALFNLSTYKPQTSFFSGSNPEALFTQGGNAMVYLMGDAFTKSFQASPSLINLYEANDLRRSAFFETDAAGKIRYTKMYRSRTYNIFPTEMFSDNYYLRNAEAYLNKAEAAAMLDRAADADNALNTLRQARFIPSAFVPVNYSGEQLVSFIRDERRRELCFEGHRWFDLKRYAVNKAFPFITTIVHNYSDVNYGSSPFLKASLTLQPGDPDYLIPIPQDAIIFNEGALKQNPARQNRTF; encoded by the coding sequence ATGAAAAATATAATTTACCTGCTATCAGTTCTGATCGCTTCCCTTCTTTTTACAGGCTGTAATAAGTTTTTAGAAGAACAATCACAGGATCTGGCCTATGCCAATACCTGGCAAAAACTGGACGAGGTCATGCAGGGTGATGTTTATATGAGACATTTCACCAACCCGCCAAGCAATTCTTATAAGGAGTCCCCGGATGCTATGTATTTTCCCTGGCTCAATGCCATGGATGATGATATTACCGAGTTTGTGAGCCGCCCTTATTACATTGATAACCGGGACGACGTATTCGGCTTCTACACCTGGCAGGCGAACCCTTTTGTAGATAAGACATATCATCCATTTACTGACGATACCTGGTCCAAAGTGTATAAGTCGATTAATGCGGCCAATATTATGATATACCAGGCAGACCAGCTTCACGATAATCCTACACAATTAAGACGGATAAAAGGTGAAGCGTTATTTCTGCGCGCGTTCTACTATTTCTATATGGTGAATGTATATGCTTCCGCTTACAATCCGGCAACCGCGAAGACTGACATGGGCGTACCCCTGAAAATAACGGAGTTTGTACAGGATAAATTCTTTACCCGGTCAACGGTTGACAGCGTATATCAACAAATGCTGACGGATTTAAATGCATCGGAGCAATATCTGGGCGGGGTAACACAATCCTCACTTTATCATGTGGATGTTAATGCCGTTAATCTGCTGCAAAGCAGGGTTTACCTCTATATGCAATCCTGGGCAAATGCAATCGCTGCAGCTGACAAGGTTATTGCCCGTAAACCGGCGCTTTTTAATCTTTCGACCTACAAACCGCAGACCAGCTTTTTCTCCGGCAGCAATCCTGAAGCACTCTTTACACAGGGAGGTAATGCAATGGTATACTTAATGGGGGATGCCTTTACGAAGTCCTTCCAGGCCAGCCCTTCGCTGATTAATCTGTACGAGGCGAACGATCTCCGCCGAAGCGCCTTCTTTGAAACAGATGCCGCAGGTAAAATACGGTATACAAAAATGTACCGGTCCCGGACTTATAACATATTCCCGACAGAGATGTTCTCTGACAACTATTATTTGCGAAATGCAGAGGCCTACCTGAACAAAGCGGAAGCAGCGGCTATGCTGGACCGTGCCGCGGACGCCGATAACGCGCTAAACACGCTAAGGCAAGCACGTTTCATTCCGTCTGCATTCGTTCCGGTAAATTATAGCGGCGAGCAGCTGGTCAGCTTTATTCGCGATGAGCGTCGTCGTGAACTTTGTTTTGAGGGACACCGATGGTTTGACTTGAAGCGATACGCGGTGAACAAGGCTTTCCCTTTTATCACGACCATCGTTCATAATTACTCGGATGTAAACTATGGTTCAAGCCCTTTTTTAAAGGCGAGTTTGACTTTGCAGCCAGGTGATCCGGACTACCTGATCCCGATACCGCAAGACGCAATTATATTCAATGAAGGCGCATTAAAGCAAAACCCTGCACGTCAGAACAGAACATTTTAA
- a CDS encoding FecR family protein, whose protein sequence is MKKERIAYLYQRYQQHLATPQEMAEWGSVLQDPQQKILLDEVVDASYYVIPETELIAMDGNREAEILNFIVSHRTPHRSRILKMWPRFSIAAAIAIFMIGGMIFFVSRFREHTNDPAVAHILPGKEGATLTLANGRKIKLGNAANGELARESGVRIRKTAKGQIVYEVSDVNAVPGQMNTLTTANGETYMVLLPDKSKVWLNAASELKYPASFAGISKRMVQLDGEAYFEVVRDKAHPFIVQSARQEVTVLGTHFDVNSYRDNEAVKTTLLEGRVAVRRSGIQTMPAADSLILKPDQQAILTPNSINELDVEASDAIAWKNGYFMFNNEELGSIMKTLSRWYNTTIVYDDDETLKHELVFAKLSRYENISKILKMMERTDKLKFRVEGRTITISRIQK, encoded by the coding sequence ATGAAAAAAGAAAGAATTGCTTACCTGTACCAGCGCTATCAACAGCATTTGGCCACTCCGCAGGAAATGGCTGAATGGGGTAGCGTCTTACAGGATCCCCAGCAAAAAATATTGCTCGATGAGGTAGTCGACGCCTCGTATTATGTTATTCCGGAAACCGAGCTCATCGCGATGGATGGAAATCGGGAAGCGGAAATTTTGAACTTTATAGTTTCTCATAGAACACCACACAGGTCAAGGATCCTGAAAATGTGGCCAAGGTTTTCCATAGCTGCCGCTATTGCTATTTTTATGATTGGCGGTATGATCTTCTTTGTCAGCCGGTTCAGGGAGCATACCAACGACCCTGCTGTTGCCCATATCCTTCCGGGGAAAGAAGGCGCAACACTTACGCTGGCAAATGGCAGGAAGATAAAGCTGGGGAACGCGGCCAATGGTGAATTGGCCAGAGAGTCCGGCGTCCGGATCAGGAAAACCGCTAAGGGACAAATTGTATACGAAGTAAGTGATGTAAATGCGGTTCCCGGCCAAATGAATACCCTTACTACGGCCAATGGGGAAACTTATATGGTTTTATTGCCGGATAAAAGTAAGGTATGGCTGAACGCAGCTTCGGAACTGAAATACCCGGCATCATTTGCAGGAATTTCGAAGCGAATGGTCCAACTGGATGGTGAAGCATATTTTGAAGTGGTCAGGGATAAAGCTCACCCCTTTATTGTTCAATCGGCCCGCCAGGAAGTTACCGTATTGGGTACCCATTTTGATGTTAACAGCTATCGCGATAATGAAGCGGTAAAAACGACCCTCCTGGAGGGGAGGGTCGCCGTCAGGCGGTCCGGCATTCAAACGATGCCTGCCGCTGACAGCCTGATATTAAAGCCGGACCAGCAGGCGATATTAACGCCTAATTCTATTAACGAGCTGGATGTGGAAGCCTCCGATGCCATTGCCTGGAAGAACGGTTACTTTATGTTCAATAACGAAGAATTGGGCAGCATCATGAAAACTTTGTCCAGATGGTATAACACAACAATCGTCTATGATGACGATGAAACTTTGAAACACGAGCTTGTTTTTGCCAAACTCAGCCGATACGAGAATATTTCGAAAATATTAAAGATGATGGAACGGACCGACAAATTAAAATTCAGGGTGGAAGGAAGAACCATTACGATAAGCAGAATACAGAAATAG